From Anopheles funestus chromosome 3RL, idAnoFuneDA-416_04, whole genome shotgun sequence, a single genomic window includes:
- the LOC125769803 gene encoding probable cytochrome P450 9f2 isoform X1 — translation MAFDLVTMTAIAAILALLYYYVRSRYRYFLDKPYPHLKPTFPFGSSGPIMLRQRDMIEHVEIVYNIHPDAKVVGAYDFLTPNLMLRDPECVKQIGVKDFDYFTDHTPFVPNEHDIMQSDNMFLNSLFMLRGQKWRDMRATLSPAFTGSKMRQMFELMSESCQGMVQHLLDEARADESKQVHEMKDIFTRLANDVIASIAFGIKVNSFSERENDFYKRGKKLLDFTSFWPSIRFMLFIMMPRVMLKLNIELMDKEMCQHFHAMIMDNMKVREEKGIVRNDMINILMQVKRGMLSHQRDEPDVKDAGFATVHESAVGKKAITREWSEKELVAQCFLFFLAGFDTISTALGFLAYELMLHPEVQDRLYEEIIGVDEKLNGKPLNYEAVQGMRYMDMVVSESLRLWPPAPMVDRYCNRDYTFDDGEGLRFKLEKGVTVMIPVAGLHSDPKYFPDPKRFDPERFNEENRHKINPGAYLPFGVGPRNCIGSRFALMEVKSVIFYLLKNFTFERSDKTQVPLKLKHSPAVLAAEKGIWIRFKPRKLSN, via the exons ATGGCGTTCGATTTGGTGACGATGACGGCCATTGCCGCAATTCTGGCCTTGCTATACTACTACGTCCGTAGCCGGTATCGCTACTTTCTGGACAAACCGTACCCACACCTGAAGCCTACCTTCCCGTTCGGTAGTTCCGGTCCTATTATGTTACGCCAGCGGGACATGATCGAGCACGTCGAGATAGTGTACAATATACATCCCGATGCGAA AGTGGTCGGTGCGTACGACTTCCTTACCCCGAACCTGATGCTGCGCGATCCGGAATGTGTGAAACAGATTGGAGTAAAGGATTTTGACTACTTCACCGATCACACGCCGTTCGTGCCGAATGAACACGATATCATGCAGTCGGACAACATGTTCCTCAACTCGCTGTTCATGCTGCGTGGCCAGAAGTGGCGCGATATGAGGGCCACGCTTAGTCCCGCATTTACCGGCAGCAAGATGCGCCAGATGTTCGAGCTAATGTCAGAGAGTTGCCAGGGTATGGTGCAGCATCTTCTGGATGAAGCGCGGGCAGACGAATCCAAGCAGGTGCACGAGATGAAGGATATCTTTACCCGGTTGGCCAACGATGTGATCGCATCGATTGCGTTTGGCATTAAGGTGAATTCGTTTTCCGAGCGAGAAAATGATTTCTACAAGCGTGGAAAGAAGCTGCTGGACTTTACCTCGTTCTGGCCATCCATCCGTTTTATGCTGTTCATAATGATGCCACGGGTAATGCTAAAGCTAAACATCGAGCTGATGGATAAGGAGATGTGCCAACATTTCCACGCTATGATTATGGACAATATGAAGGTGCGCGAGGAAAAGGGCATCGTGCGGAACGACATGATCAACATTTTGATGCAGGTGAAGCGAGGTATGCTGAGCCATCAGCGGGACGAACCGGACGTGAAGGATGCGGGCTTTGCGACGGTGCACGAATCAGCCGTTGGTAAGAAGGCGATCACACGCGAATGGTCCGAGAAGGAGCTAGTAGCGCAGTGCTTCCTGTTTTTCCTCGCCGGCTTCGACACTATCTCGACCGCACTCGGATTTCTGGCGTACGAGCTGATGCTACACCCGGAGGTACAGGACCGGCTTTACGAGGAGATCATCGGGGTGGACGAGAAGCTCAATGGTAAACCGTTGAACTATGAAGCCGTGCAGGGTATGCGCTACATGGACATGGTTGTGTCCGAATCGTTGCGTCTCTGGCCGCCAGCACCGATGGTCGATCGGTACTGCAACCGGGACTACACCTTCGACGATGGCGAAGGATTGCGGTTCAAACTCGAAAAAGGTGTCACCGTCATGATACCGGTGGCGGGTTTACATAGCGATCCGAAGTACTTCCCCGACCCGAAGCGATTCGATCCGGAGCGCTTTAATGAGGAAAATCGTCACAAAATCAACCCGGGAGCGTATCTTCCATTTGGAGTTGGGCCACGGAATTGCATCGGATCCCGGTTTGCTCTAATGGAGGTTAAGTCAGTTATTTTTTACTTGCTGAAGAACTTTACATTCGAACGTTCCGATAAAACGCAGGTGCCACTAAAGCTGAAGCATAGTCCGGCTGTGCTGGCAGCCGAAAAGGGCATCTGGATTCGTTTTAAGCCGCGTAAGCTTAGTAACTAA
- the LOC125769802 gene encoding cytochrome P450 9e2-like encodes MEISLITLALLVGLCVAVYRYVTKNNFYFADKPIPFMKPSFLFGNAGPMLMKKVTLFEHFKNLYDAFPNARIHGTFNLRQPAYIVRDPDLVKQITVKDFDYFVDHMTTGFEDTEGNSHLLLSNSLVALRGQKWRDMRATLSPAFTGSKMRLMFALIAECGQTMVAHFRSEEQKAGGTGVQLEMKDVMTRFANDVIGTAAFGIKVDSFRDPANQFISMARSVTNQESFVKVLKMLGFTFAPKLMMRLNIDFLTPEENRFFRDTILETMRTRADKGIFRPDMIELLMQAKKGSLKHQQAEEPKQEAGTGDGFATVEESHVGRRAHDRVWSDTELIAQAFIFFFAGFETISWTLSFALYELAVNDDIQTRLFEEVQESEQSLEEGKSLSYEKLQSLPYLDMVISETLRRWPIATVLNRECVRDYQCDDGHGAKFTIDKGALIFIPIVGMHFDPQYYPNPERFDPERFNEENKKKIQSGTYLPFGAGPRNCIGSRFALMEAKVVLYYLLLQFHVKPYSKTQIPLKLKKSSTQFQTEQGIWLEFQSRSS; translated from the exons ATGGAGATCAGTTTAATAACGCTGGCCCTTCTGGTCGGCCTGTGTGTGGCAGTTTACCGGTATGTTACGAAAAATAACTTCTACTTTGCGGACAAACCCATCCCGTTCATGAAACCATCGTTTCTGTTCGGTAATGCTGGTCCAATGCTGATGAAGAAGGTGACACTGTTTGAGCACTTTAAAAATCTGTACGATGCATTTCCAAATGCGAG AATACACGGTACGTTTAACTTGCGCCAGCCGGCCTATATAGTGCGTGATCCAGACCTGGTGAAACAGATCACGGTGAAGGATTTCGACTACTTTGTCGACCATATGACTACCGGTTTTGAGGATACAGAGGGGAACAGCCACTTGCTGCTGTCCAATTCGCTTGTAGCGCTGCGTGGACAAAAGTGGCGCGATATGAGAGCTACTCTCAGTCCTGCCTTTACCGGCAGTAAGATGCGTCTCATGTTCGCCCTGATAGCCGAATGCGGCCAAACGATGGTGGCCCATTTCCGGTCAGAAGAGCAGAAGGCCGGTGGTACCGGCGTGCAGCTTGAGATGAAAGATGTAATGACGCGCTTTGCAAATGATGTAATCGGAACGGCCGCTTTCGGTATCAAGGTGGATTCGTTCCGCGATCCAGCAAATCAGTTCATCAGCATGGCCCGATCGGTTACTAATCAGGAATCGTTTGTAAAAGTGCTTAAAATGCTAGGCTTTACCTTCGCGCCAAAGCTTATGATGCGGTTAAACATAGACTTTCTTACACCGGAAGAGAATCGGTTCTTCCGCGACACGATTCTGGAGACGATGCGGACACGCGCGGATAAGGGCATCTTCCGACCGGACATGATCGAACTCTTGATGCAGGCGAAGAAGGGCAGTCTGAAGCATCAGCAGGCAGAAGAACCAAAGCAGGAAGCGGGAACGGGCGACGGCTTTGCCACTGTCGAGGAGTCACACGTTGGGCGACGCGCTCACGACCGTGTCTGGTCCGACACGGAGCTGATTGCGCAGGCATTTATATTCTTCTTTGCCGGTTTTGAAACTATCTCCTGGACGTTATCCTTCGCGCTGTACGAACTGGCAGTTAACGACGACATCCAGACACGGTTGTTTGAGGAAGTGCAGGAATCGGAACAGTCGCTCGAGGAAGGGAAATCGCTCAGCTACGAAAAGCTGCAATCGCTGCCGTACCTGGACATGGTCATTTCGGAAACACTTCGAAGATGGCCGATTGCTACGGTGCTGAATCGGGAGTGCGTCCGGGACTATCAGTGCGATGATGGGCACGGTGCGAAGTTTACCATTGACAAGGGTGCGCTGATCTTCATACCGATCGTCGGTATGCACTTTGATCCGCAGTATTATCCCAATCCGGAACGTTTCGATCCGGAACGGTTCAATGAggagaacaagaaaaagattCAAAGTGGCACGTATTTACCGTTTGGTGCTGGGCCACGCAATTGCATTG GTTCCCGATTTGCGCTGATGGAGGCGAAGGTGGTCCTTTACTATTTGTTGCTACAATTCCACGTGAAACCGTACTCGAAAACGCAGATTCCATTAAAGTTGAAAAAATCATCTACCCAGTTCCAAACCGAACAGGGCATTTGGTTGGAGTTCCAGTCGAGAAGCAGCTAG
- the LOC125769786 gene encoding endoribonuclease Dicer, with protein MLSTREQPPMEDFAPRSYQTQLKEICMAKNTIVYLPTGSGKTFIALMVMKEISYQVQNKIEDGGKRTFFLANTVALAKQQAQFFVRHLPFNVKLYTSEVNVDAWKSDRWHKEFSEGQIIISTAQILLDVLRHGYMNPSNINLIVFDECHRAVGQHPMHAIMKEIIAAPAKDRPRIMGLSGTLLYKELKMPTQVPAELERLENTFNATIATVSNYEEYANVSSFSTNPQEIMLPFRKPTMHLSPVCVDILKRMQNFLQWIEDVYLPEYSTQSPRTLTKTSSKPIKEVRKALNEFKNQMEELGLYSASLAILAVIVQLEVSKRQAQCNKARQVYRAAISFCDVIRHDLVEAMSGFSVEKQIMNFSCDRTCKLLQYLDMSYRTSEDQQKQALVFVTRRFTAKVLYHLIKIYFLAKRKSDDPTEEPFVKPDFIVGNNAAMEESIEMILANKEDRRVLENFRKHKINVLCSTNVLEEGIDLQICNMVIMFDEPKSYSSFMQSKGRARMKTSKYVMMASIEDSAAFTSRMRTYRAIESRLKEELIGKTINRPEPLATDVEKELLDDMIPPFYTPIGAKLDVLSAVQLLNRYCMSMPRDLFTDSGVTWKRIDQPPNNIIVTVNLPLQSTVRETICGQPMANVKLAKQSAAFNACKQLYEAGELNMNLLPISTRDKIDELSEQYFQHWRKMSNEPKNSQPGTMKYVRGHKICYPKETMGGTPSADGEGCFVYIIRMRADFDARDRIENVRLFNELYNSGNNFGILTRNKLPPLAKMKLFITLGPIEVDVVATPVPITLVPDSGELQKLKRFHLMLFRDLLKVWKPFTVLDALPEENGFLIVPMLRSEVIDWELVRKFQYLRPAAELSTRARQQLRFEPQEYQLRVVHPWYKNDPDQNHVVIQVREDLRPTSAFPNEKYDSYEDYFKTEHHQVVVRRDDQFLIEVKGITTSLNRLHPGGEASGATTNRSRFWEFQEILIPELVHNYEFPADYWLKATLLPSTLHRVHYLLLAEEIRVDLATNAQVGCLECVKLEDLPVDRLLAAVGQKSNERYEQEDDDEEEEEEEEEVCNERMGTVAVPGDVKQPDRKHLLSVLEQIHSESASVVDRYTYPWESKEEPKDLDRNWDTLSKIDLDYYALFVNKHNPNANAITNSVYRSLTESNVEQELSKLNLQQEVQQEADPKRPLLAITDGYGRANEIKMLKLTMENTANVCLQQADLLQAITTKSSGDVFNLERFEVLGDAFLKFSVSVFTLFRHTSWHEGYLTFCKSRMVSNRNLVYCAMNCGLPGKIKVHTFDPKNDWVPPLSSVPLPIRKAMIEANESPALLYNLKLSEEEVQLGVATAATIECFLPLIEKIDQPPRSTLHSVLQRVQIADKVVADATEALMGVCVKTVGYERSFRILSHLGVIPKNADVSMLLRTANYPIGDYYPVRHKVDQLLCNPDRIESILGYKFQNRLYLLQAFTHSSYMSQSMTSSYQQLEFLGDAVLDFLVSMYIFERNPTMSPGQLTDLRSALVNNVNLACVLVRYELHLYILSQSPMLTDTIGKFVDVQRYNNNRTGDWVRLLTEESDMPMAEYVDVPKVLGDVFEALIGAIYLDSKNDLNVVWQVCYRLMRDEIASFSHDTPIQVVRQLFEHPEAKPHFSAPIVDDEVVYVKLTYTHRSQRQKVFGFGKNKEDARRAAAKIALSKMA; from the exons ATGTTGTCCACG AGAGAACAACCGCCGATGGAGGATTTCGCACCACGCAGCTACCAAACGCAGCTGAAGGAGATATGTATGGCCAAAAACACCATCGTTTATCTGCCGACCGGTTCCGGCAAAACGTtcatcgcactgatggtgatgAAGGAGATAAGTTACCAGGTGCAGAACAAGATCGAGGATGGTGGTAAGCGTACATTTTTCCTCGCAAACACGGTGGCACTAGCGAAGCAGCAGGCACAGTTTTTTGTCCGCCATCTACCATTCAACGTAAAATTGTACACCAGTGAAGTTAATGTAGATGCCTGGAAAAGCGATCGTTGGCACAAGGAGTTTTCCGAAGGGCAG ATTATTATCAGCACCGCCCAAATCTTGCTGGATGTGCTTCGGCATGGTTACATGAACCCGTCAAACATTAATCTGATTGTGTTCGATGAATGTCACCGGGCCGTCGGACAACATCCGATGCATGCTATAATGAAGGAAATAATTGCGGCCCCCGCCAAGGATCGGCCACGCATCATGGGTCTTTCCGGTACGTTGCTGTACAAGGAGCTAAAGATGCCGACACAAGTGCCGGCAGAGTTGGAGCGGTTGGAAAATACGTTCAATGCAACCATAGCAACCGTGTCGAACTACGAAGAGTACGCAAATGTGAGCAGCTTTTCCACCAACCCTCAAGAAATAATGCTTCCGTTTCGGAAACCAACAATGCATTTGTCACCGGTGTGTGTTGATATACTGAAGCGGATGcagaatttcttgcaatggATAGAGGATGTATACTTACCGGAGTATTCGACACAGTCGCCTCGAACATTGACTAAGACCAGTTCGAAACCGATCAAGGAAGTGAGGAAGGCGCTAAACGAGTTCAAAAATCAAATGGAAGAACTGGGCCTGTATTCGGCATCACTAGCAATACTGGCGGTGATTGTGCAGCTGGAAGTTAGCAAACGTCAGGCCCAGTGCAACAAAGCACGACAAGTGTATCGTGCAGCGATTTCAT TTTGCGACGTGATACGGCATGATTTGGTTGAGGCAATGAGCGGATTTAGCgtggaaaagcaaataatgAACTTCTCCTGTGACCGAACCTGCAAACTGCTCCAGTATCTTGACATGTCATATCGCACATCGGAAGACCAGCAGAAGCAAGCACTGGTGTTTGTGACACGGCGCTTTACCGCGAAAGTTCTTTACCATTTGATAAAGATCTATTTTTTGGCTAAAAGAAAAAGCGACGATCCGACGGAGGAACCATTTGTGAAGCCGGACTTTATCGTAGGCAATAATGCAGCGATGGAGGAATCCATTGAAATGATACTCGCTAACAAGGAAGATCGTCGG GTACTTGAAAATTTCCGCAAGCACAAGATTAATGTACTGTGTTCGACCAACGTGCTGGAAGAGGGTATAGACTTGCAAATATGTAACATGGTGATCATGTTCGATGAACCAAAATCGTACTCCTCATTCATGCAATCGAAGGGAAGGGCTAGGATGAAAACTAGCAAATATGTCATGATGGCATCGATAGAGGACAGTGCAGCATTTACAAGCCGTATGAGAACGTACCGAGCTATCGAATCTAGGCTGAAAGAG gaattgattggaaaaacaattaatcGCCCAGAACCGCTGGCAACCGATGTAGAGAAGGAACTGCTAGATGATATGATACCGCCGTTTTATACACCGATCGGAGCCAAGCTGGATGTGCTTTCCGCAGTACAGCTGCTGAACAGGTACTGCATGAGCATGCCGCGCGATCTGTTCACGGATAGTGGCGTTACGTGGAAACGTATCGATCAGCCACCAAACAACATCATCGTAACGGTGAATCTGCCGCTGCAATCAACGGTGCGCGAAACGATCTGCGGACAGCCGATGGCTAATGTGAAGCTGGCCAAACAGTCGGCCGCATTTAATGCGTGTAAGCAATTGTACGAGGCCGGTGAATTGAATATGAATTTGCTACCAATATCGACACGGGATAAGATAGATGAATTAAGCGAACAGTACTTCCAGCATTGGCGCAAAATGTCAAACG AACCGAAAAACAGCCAACCGGGAACGATGAAGTACGTACGTGGCCATAAAATTTGCTACCCAAAGGAAACGATGGGTGGTACTCCGAGTGCGGACGGTGAAGGTTGCTTTGTGTACATCATTCGCATGCGTGCCGATTTCGATGCCCGCGATCGTATCGAGAACGTACGGTTGTTTAATGAGCTGTACAACAGCGGCAACAACTTTGGCATACTGACGCGCAATAAGCTACCTCCCTTGGCAAAGATGAAACTGTTCATTACGCTCGGTCCGATCGAGGTGGATGTAGTGGCGACACCCGTTCCAATAACGCTAGTTCCCGACTCTGGCGAGCTGCAAAAACTGAAGCGTTTCCATCTGATGCTGTTTCGCGATCTGCTAAAGGTGTGGAAACCGTTCACGGTACTGGACGCGCTGCCGGAAGAGAATGGGTTTCTTATTGTGCCGATGCTACGCTCGGAGGTGATCGATTGGGAGCTGGTGAGAAAGTTCCAATATTTAAGACCGGCGGCGGAACTGAGCACTCGTGCGAGACAGCAGTTGCGATTTGAGCCGCAAGAATATCAGCTCCGGGTTGTCCATccatggtacaaaaatgatcCGGATCAGAATCATGTGGTGATACAGGTGCGTGAAGATTTGCGTCCAACGAGTGCGTTCCCGAATGAGAAGTATGATTCGTACGAGGATTACTTTAAGACCGAACATCATCAGGTGGTTGTGCGACGGGACGATCAGTTCCTGATCGAGGTGAAAGGCATTACGACGAGCCTGAACAGATTGCATCCGGGTGGCGAAGCGAGCGGTGCTACTACCAACCGTTCGCGGTTCTGGGAGTTTCAGGAAATACTGATCCCGGAGCTGGTGCATAATTATGAGTTTCCGGCAGATTATTGGTTGAAGGCAACTTTGCTACCGAGCACGTTGCACCGTGTACACTATCTGTTGCTGGCGGAAGAAATCCGGGTAGATCTGGCCACGAATGCACAGGTTGGATGTTTGGAGTGCGTAAAACTGGAAGATCTTCCTGTCGACCGGCTGCTGGCCGCTGTGGGTCAAAAATCGAATGAAAGATATGAACAAGAAGATGAcgatgaggaggaggaggaggaagaggaggaagtgTGCAATGAAAGGATGGGAACGGTCGCAGTACCGGGCGATGTAAAACAGCCCGATCGTAAGCATTTGCTCAGCGTGCTGGAACAGATACACAGCGAATCGGCATCGGTGGTTGATCGGTATACGTATCCCTGGGAGAGCAAAGAAGAGCCAAAAGATTTGGATCGCAATTGGGATACGTTGAGCAAGATCGATCTGGACTATTATGCGTTGTTCGTGAATAAACACAACCCAAATGCGAATGCGATTACGAACAGCGTATATCGTTCGCTGACCGAGTCCAACGTTGAGCAAGAGTTGTCAAAGCTGAACCTGCAGCAAGAGGTACAGCAGGAAGCAGATCCGAAGCGGCCACTGCTCGCGATTACCGACGGGTATGGGCGGGCAAACGAGATAAAGATGCTGAAGCTAACGATGGAAAATACGGCCAACGTATGCCTGCAGCAGGCAGATTTGCTGCAAGCCATCACCACCAAATCGTCCGGCGATGTGTTCAATCTCGAGCGGTTCGAGGTGTTGGGGGACGCGTTTCTCAAGTTCAGCGTATCGGTGTTCACCCTGTTCCGGCACACCAGCTGGCATGAAGGGTACCTTACGTTCTGCAAGAGCCGCATGGTGAGCAATCGTAATCTGGTGTACTGTGCGATGAACTGCGGGCTGCCCGGCAAGATAAAGGTGCACACGTTCGATCCGAAGAACGACTGGGTGCCACCGCTGTCGAGCGTACCGCTCCCCATACGCAAGGCGATGATCGAGGCGAACGAGTCGCCCGCGCTGCTGTACAATCTGAAGCTGTCCGAGGAGGAAGTGCAGCTGGGTGTCGCGACGGCAGCTACTATCGAGTGTTTCTTGCCGCTTATCGAAAAAATCGATCAACCGCCCCGTTCCACACTGCATAGCGTGCTGCAGCGGGTGCAAATCGCGGACAAGGTGGTAGCGGACGCGACCGAAGCACTGATGGGCGTGTGCGTGAAGACGGTCGGGTATGAGCGTTCGTTCCGCATTCTGTCACATCTAGGCGTGATACCGAAGAACGCCGACGTATCGATGCTGCTCCGTACGGCTAACTACCCGATCGGTGATTACTACCCTGTCCGCCACAAAGTGGACCAGCTGCTGTGCAATCCGGACCGGATCGAGTCGATACTGGGGTATAAGTTCCAGAACCGCCTTTACCTGCTGCAAGCGTTTACGCACAGTTCGTACATGTCGCAATCTATGACCTCGTCCTATCAGCAGCTCGAATTCCTCGGCGATGCCGTGTTGGACTTTCTTGTTTCCATGTACATCTTCGAGCGCAATCCAACGATGTCACCCGGTCAGCTGACCGATCTTCGTTCGGCGCTGGTCAACAACGTGAATCTGGCGTGCGTGCTGGTACGGTACGAGCTGCACCTATACATCCTCTCCCAGTCACCGATGCTGACCGATACGATCGGCAAATTTGTCGATGTGCAGCGGTACAACAACAATCGCACTGGCGACTGGGTCCGCCTGCTGACGGAAGAGTCGGACATGCCGATGGCGGAATATGTCGATGTGCCAAAGGTGTTGGGCGACGTGTTCGAAGCACTGATCGGTGCCATCTACCTCGACAGCAAGAACGATCTGAACGTCGTGTGGCAGGTGTGCTACCGTTTGATGCGCGATGAAATTGCCTCGTTCAGCCACGATACTCCGATTCAGGTCGTACGGCAGCTGTTCGAACATCCGGAAGCGAAACCACACTTCAGTGCGCCGATTGTCGATGATGAGGTGGTGTACGTGAAGCTGACCTACACTCATCGGTCCCAGCGGCAAAAGGTGTTCGGCTTTGGCAAGAACAAGGAAGATGCTCGCCGTGCTGCCGCCAAGATTGCCTTGAGCAAAATGGCATAA
- the LOC125769803 gene encoding probable cytochrome P450 9f2 isoform X2 — MEVNFVFVIGFVSVLVALYIYLTSNNKFFEKFPIPCLPVEPLFGSYRRMLLKRISLTDFIRSSYALFPDAKMYGMFEMLTPMFVIRDPELVKLITVKDFDHFINHRQLISTDSASSNNSSVIFTKALFNLTGQRWRNVRTTLSPTFTGSKMRQMFSLIVECSENMIHSLAHSAQECELKGLFINFTNDVIASCAFGVRLNTFQDRDNVFFRYGKNLTNFGRLHVFLKIMGYQVFPKLMAWLEIDIFDRKHVQFFTELFRHSVQEREQHGIVRLDMIHLLMQANKGKLHHQPQDCEEVESFATAKESNDEKNLPENVVTLSEAEMVAQCLIFFLAGFDIVATSMSFLMYELTIAPDIQQRLYEEILQVSESLDGKSLTYDALQGMRYLDMVVTEILRKWPPNPASDRQCNQDYKVVGEGDAPDIVIPKGAIVSIPIVGLHHDPHIYPDPDRFDPERFNEENRHKIPLGAYLPFGIGPRNCIASRFALMEVKAIVYHLLLHYEFQRCDRTQVPIQLAKGFTPLQAEKGVYLKLKPRQKEQKE; from the exons ATGGAGGTGAACTTTGTGTTTGTGATTGGATTCGTATCGGTGCTGGTGGCGTTATACATCTACCTGACGAGTAACAATAAATTCTTCGAGAAGTTCCCCATACCATGCCTACCGGTAGAGCCATTGTTCGGAAGTTATCGGCGGATGTTACTGAAGCGAATTTCGCTAACTGACTTCATTCGCTCAAGTTATGCATTATTCCCCGATGCAAA aaTGTACGGCATGTTTGAGATGCTAACGCCCATGTTTGTTATTCGCGATCCGGAGCTAGTGAAGCTTATTACGGTGAAAGACTTTGATCACTTCATCAACCACCGACAGTTAATTTCGACAGACAGCGCGAGTTCCAACAACTCGTCCGTCATCTTTACGAAGGCACTCTTTAACCTTACCGGACAGCGATGGCGAAACGTACGTACCACGCTCAGTCCTACGTTTACCGGGAGCAAGATGCGCCAAATGTTTTCCCTAATAGTGGAGTGTAGCGAAAACATGATACATTCATTAGCACACTCCGCTCAGGAGTGCGAATTAAAGGGGCTTTTTATAAACTTCACGAATGACGTTATTGCTTCCTGTGCGTTTGGAGTACGCCTCAACACATTCCAGGACAGGgacaatgttttctttcgctaCGGCAAAAACCTGACGAACTTCGGTCGTCTGCATGTTTTTCTCAAGATCATGGGATATCAGGTGTTTCCGAAGCTAATGGCTTGGCTAGAGATTGATATATTCGATCGCAAACATGTACAATTCTTCACGGAACTATTTCGACATTCGGTCCAGGAACGCGAACAGCACGGTATCGTTCGGCTAGACATGATCCATCTGCTTATGCAAGCCAACAAAGGAAAGCTGCACCATCAGCCACAAGATTGTGAGGAGGTTGAGAGCTTTGCAACGGCGAAAGAATCCAACGATGAGAAGAACCTTCCAGAGAATGTAGTAACACTTAGTGAGGCGGAAATGGTGGCACAATGTTTGATATTCTTTTTAGCCGGGTTCGACATAGTCGCCACTTCAATGTCCTTTCTAATGTACGAGCTGACGATAGCTCCCGACATTCAGCAACGTCTGTACGAAGAGATCCTGCAGGTGTCGGAATCGCTGGATGGAAAATCGCTCACTTACGATGCACTGCAAGGTATGCGCTATCTAGACATGGTTGTTACGGAAATCCTACGCAAGTGGCCACCCAATCCAGCTTCTGATCGACAATGCAACCAAGATTACAAGGTGGTCGGTGAGGGTGATGCTCCTGATATCGTTATCCCAAAGGGTGCTATAGTATCGATTCCCATCGTTGGACTGCACCACGATCCACATATCTATCCCGATCCAGATCGGTTCGATCCGGAGCGATTCAATGAAGAAAATCGACATAAAATTCCATTGGGAGCTTATCTTCCGTTTGGCATAGGACCACGTAACTGCATCGCATCCCGATTCGCCTTAATGGAGGTAAAGGCCATCGTTTACCATCTTCTACTACACTATGAGTTTCAGCGCTGCGATCGCACCCAAGTACCGATACAACTGGCAAAGGGGTTCACGCCTTTGCAAGCAGAGAAAGGCGTCTATCTAAAGTTGAAGCCACGGCAGAAGGAGCAGAAGGAATAG